One part of the Marinobacter sp. M3C genome encodes these proteins:
- a CDS encoding Spy/CpxP family protein refolding chaperone, protein MKLVKALGTALIAVSLSAPALAQQANGQPDRIDQLAQMVGLNDEQQEQIRGVFDELQGQIVDLRQQAQTLQQKLQAEVKEDFNEDAIREHAEELGDVTGEMAALSTLMQAKVESIFTDEQRTELKMQMQKMQQMQQQRQPGGQ, encoded by the coding sequence ATGAAATTGGTAAAAGCACTGGGAACAGCACTGATTGCGGTAAGTTTGTCGGCGCCGGCATTGGCGCAACAGGCAAATGGCCAGCCCGACCGTATTGACCAGCTGGCGCAAATGGTTGGCCTGAACGACGAGCAACAAGAACAGATCCGCGGCGTGTTTGACGAATTGCAGGGTCAGATTGTCGATCTGCGCCAGCAGGCACAAACGCTGCAGCAGAAGTTGCAAGCCGAGGTAAAAGAAGATTTCAACGAAGATGCCATTCGCGAACACGCGGAAGAGCTGGGTGATGTGACCGGTGAGATGGCCGCGCTGTCTACCCTGATGCAGGCGAAGGTAGAAAGTATTTTCACAGATGAACAGCGCACTGAGCTGAAGATGCAAATGCAAAAAATGCAGCAGATGCAACAACAGCGTCAGCCGGGCGGCCAGTAA
- the ylqF gene encoding ribosome biogenesis GTPase YlqF, with amino-acid sequence MAINWFPGHMHKARKEIKEVMPKMDLIIEVVDARIPFSSENPLVPDLRGDTPLIKVLNKRDLADPDVTGQWQSWLERERGVKTITLTHNQRSEALDILTLAEQLTPNHDRQKSALRVMILGIPNVGKSTLINTLAGRPAAKTGNEPAVTRAQQAIKLPNNILLYDTPGFLWPKLSPAACGYRLAVTGAIRSAVLDFEDVALFAAEYLLANYPEFLTSRYGLDPLPVDGLAAMDAIAARRRFFGRGGIPDLHKVSEVLLNEFRAGTLGRISLETPRLIQHETEIALAEAEVQAALDAEKAIADSKKKAKTRRNRKR; translated from the coding sequence ATGGCGATTAACTGGTTTCCAGGGCATATGCACAAAGCCCGCAAGGAGATCAAAGAAGTCATGCCGAAGATGGACCTGATCATCGAGGTGGTGGACGCCCGCATTCCTTTCAGCAGCGAAAACCCGCTGGTGCCTGACCTGCGCGGTGATACGCCATTGATCAAAGTGCTTAACAAGCGTGACCTGGCAGACCCCGATGTAACGGGGCAATGGCAAAGCTGGCTGGAACGGGAGCGCGGTGTAAAAACCATCACCCTGACCCACAACCAACGCAGCGAAGCACTGGACATCCTTACATTGGCCGAACAGCTGACGCCGAATCACGATCGCCAGAAAAGCGCACTACGGGTGATGATTCTGGGCATACCTAACGTCGGCAAATCTACCCTGATTAATACCCTGGCCGGACGACCCGCCGCAAAAACAGGTAACGAGCCGGCAGTCACCCGAGCCCAACAAGCCATCAAACTGCCGAATAACATTTTGCTGTACGATACCCCCGGTTTCTTGTGGCCCAAGCTTTCACCGGCGGCCTGTGGTTATCGCCTGGCGGTCACCGGCGCCATTCGCAGCGCTGTGCTGGATTTTGAAGACGTAGCACTGTTTGCTGCCGAGTATTTGTTGGCTAATTACCCCGAATTTCTGACCAGCCGTTACGGGCTGGACCCGCTGCCTGTTGACGGCCTGGCCGCAATGGACGCCATTGCGGCCAGGCGCCGATTTTTTGGACGCGGCGGCATACCGGATTTACACAAAGTGTCGGAGGTGTTACTCAACGAATTCCGCGCCGGCACCCTGGGGCGAATTTCTCTGGAAACACCGCGTCTGATCCAGCATGAAACCGAGATTGCTCTGGCTGAAGCCGAAGTTCAAGCAGCACTGGATGCAGAAAAGGCGATTGCGGATAGCAAAAAGAAGGCTAAAACCCGACGTAACCGCAAACGTTAA
- the fabB gene encoding beta-ketoacyl-ACP synthase I, with amino-acid sequence MRRVVVTGMGIISCLGNSLDEVTNSLKTGKSGIRFSETYKELGFRSQICGAPDVDTSVIDRKVRRFMADSAMYSYLSMQQAIAQAGLTDDMVSNDRTGLIAGSGGASCSSQAEAVDILRAKGVKRIGPYMVPRIMASTVSACLATAFKIRGVNYSISSACATSAHCIGQAMEQIQLGKQDIVFAGGGEEEDWSLTMMFDAMGALSTKYNDAPETASRPFDSKRDGFVIAGGGGMLVMEELEHARKRGAHIIAELTGYGATSDGYDMVAPSGEGAQRCMKQAMATMHGKVDYINAHGTSTPVGDAAEMGAVRNTFVDKVPPISSTKSLSGHSLGAAGVQEAIYSLLMMQNSFIAGTANLHELDAAIADLPIVGPAGQEATLNAVMSNSFGFGGTNASLIFERL; translated from the coding sequence ATGAGACGTGTCGTCGTCACCGGAATGGGGATTATTTCCTGCCTGGGCAACAGCCTGGACGAAGTTACCAACAGTCTGAAAACCGGGAAATCTGGCATCCGCTTCAGTGAAACCTATAAAGAACTGGGGTTTCGCAGCCAGATTTGCGGCGCACCGGATGTCGACACCTCGGTCATTGACCGAAAAGTACGTCGTTTTATGGCTGACTCGGCCATGTACAGCTACTTGTCTATGCAACAGGCCATTGCCCAGGCCGGCTTGACCGACGACATGGTATCAAACGACCGCACCGGTCTGATTGCAGGCTCTGGCGGCGCGTCTTGCTCAAGCCAGGCGGAAGCCGTTGACATTCTGCGCGCCAAAGGCGTGAAGCGCATTGGGCCTTATATGGTACCGCGCATTATGGCCAGCACTGTCTCTGCGTGCCTGGCGACTGCCTTCAAGATTCGCGGCGTGAACTATTCCATATCGTCGGCCTGCGCCACCAGCGCGCATTGTATTGGCCAGGCTATGGAACAAATACAGCTGGGCAAGCAGGACATTGTGTTTGCCGGCGGCGGTGAAGAAGAAGACTGGAGCCTGACCATGATGTTTGATGCCATGGGTGCCCTGTCGACCAAATACAACGATGCACCGGAAACCGCATCGCGGCCGTTTGATAGCAAGCGTGACGGTTTTGTGATTGCCGGTGGCGGCGGTATGCTGGTAATGGAAGAACTGGAGCACGCCCGCAAGCGCGGCGCCCACATTATTGCCGAGCTAACCGGCTACGGAGCTACTTCAGACGGCTACGACATGGTTGCACCGTCTGGCGAGGGTGCCCAGCGCTGCATGAAGCAGGCCATGGCGACCATGCATGGCAAAGTTGACTACATCAACGCCCACGGCACCAGCACCCCGGTTGGCGACGCTGCGGAGATGGGTGCTGTTCGCAACACTTTCGTTGACAAAGTACCGCCGATTTCTTCTACCAAGTCATTGTCTGGGCATTCGCTGGGCGCTGCCGGTGTACAGGAAGCCATTTACTCGTTGCTGATGATGCAAAACAGCTTTATCGCCGGAACCGCAAATCTGCACGAGCTGGATGCGGCCATTGCTGATCTGCCCATTGTGGGACCGGCGGGCCAAGAAGCCACCCTTAACGCGGTGATGTCCAACAGCTTTGGCTTCGGCGGCACCAATGCATCGCTGATATTTGAGCGTCTGTAG
- the fnr gene encoding fumarate/nitrate reduction transcriptional regulator Fnr — protein sequence MNQAIRLHQVASQLKATCNKCSLSNLCLPLAVEENDLERLEDIVLQGKIFNRGEHIFDQSTPFKSCFAVRSGSVKTSIITEGGDEQVTGFFMPGELIGLDSMATDNYACTAKVLERTSVCEFPVDKLEHLTRKLPELQHHIYHLMSQEIQNSHQLAMLLSKNTAEERIAALLLSLSSRFQRRRMSPTNFSLPMARNDIANFLGLAVETVSRVFTRFQNQGIIKARGREVELLDVKALQVVTRDFARQGCR from the coding sequence ATGAACCAAGCAATTCGACTCCATCAGGTTGCGTCACAGCTCAAGGCTACATGTAACAAGTGTAGTCTGAGCAATCTTTGCCTGCCCCTTGCTGTGGAAGAGAATGATTTGGAACGCCTTGAAGACATTGTTTTGCAAGGCAAAATCTTCAATCGGGGCGAACATATTTTTGACCAAAGCACGCCTTTTAAGTCGTGCTTTGCGGTGCGTAGCGGGTCGGTAAAAACCTCGATTATTACCGAAGGCGGAGATGAACAGGTTACCGGTTTTTTCATGCCTGGCGAGCTGATTGGGCTCGACAGCATGGCAACCGACAACTACGCCTGCACCGCCAAGGTACTTGAGCGCACCAGCGTATGCGAATTTCCAGTAGACAAACTGGAGCACCTTACGCGCAAGTTGCCTGAGCTTCAGCACCACATATACCACCTGATGAGCCAGGAGATACAAAACAGTCACCAACTAGCCATGCTGCTGAGCAAGAACACCGCGGAGGAGCGTATTGCAGCTTTGTTGTTGTCGCTGTCCAGCCGCTTTCAGCGCAGGCGCATGTCGCCCACTAATTTCAGCCTGCCGATGGCACGCAACGATATCGCGAACTTTTTGGGCCTGGCGGTAGAAACGGTTAGCCGGGTGTTCACCCGCTTCCAGAATCAGGGCATTATCAAAGCTCGCGGCCGTGAAGTTGAACTGCTAGACGTAAAAGCCCTGCAAGTGGTTACCCGCGATTTTGCCCGCCAGGGTTGTCGCTAA
- a CDS encoding sugar nucleotide-binding protein — MHVLVVHDYGPLGRVLLEQLRATSLQVSPLLVSNTASVDLAALESWIPADTDLIVNALWLADPESAQEHPDDVKRAALSLPLALGEFARDRNIAMLQLSTCYIFDGRKQTAYIASNPGQPVNQLGVWQWECEQGLRGLLTRHIILRTGWSLGRFIRKVQASTAAGTRLSLPGRCVGQPLAVTDLARVMRAIIQQLDCGAEVWGTYQYAGSEDISLYELGLAIAGLPGIPEDLHLVDEVSGWGQLEPVNTRLVCTKIRNTFGIKQVPWRVGLTDELTLLKAPDPVKPVS; from the coding sequence GTGCATGTTCTGGTAGTTCACGATTACGGCCCCTTGGGTAGAGTATTGCTGGAGCAGCTGCGCGCCACTTCTTTGCAGGTCAGTCCTTTGCTGGTGAGTAACACGGCCAGCGTGGATCTGGCGGCCCTGGAAAGCTGGATTCCGGCGGATACGGACTTGATTGTCAATGCGCTTTGGCTGGCCGATCCGGAATCCGCCCAGGAACACCCTGATGACGTCAAACGCGCGGCTTTGTCATTGCCTCTGGCGCTGGGCGAGTTTGCCCGCGATCGCAATATCGCGATGCTGCAATTGTCCACTTGCTATATTTTTGATGGCCGCAAACAGACGGCTTATATTGCTTCTAACCCCGGGCAGCCGGTGAACCAGTTGGGTGTTTGGCAGTGGGAGTGCGAGCAGGGCCTGCGCGGTTTATTAACCCGCCACATTATTTTGCGAACAGGATGGAGTCTGGGGCGCTTTATACGGAAGGTTCAGGCCAGCACAGCTGCTGGCACCCGCTTGTCGTTGCCCGGCCGCTGCGTTGGTCAGCCCTTGGCAGTCACCGATTTGGCGCGGGTCATGCGCGCGATTATTCAACAGCTTGATTGCGGGGCTGAAGTGTGGGGCACCTATCAGTACGCCGGTTCTGAGGATATCAGTCTGTATGAGCTGGGTTTGGCCATCGCCGGCTTGCCGGGTATTCCCGAGGATTTACATCTGGTGGATGAGGTCAGCGGATGGGGTCAGTTGGAGCCGGTAAACACACGCTTGGTGTGCACAAAAATCCGTAACACCTTTGGTATCAAGCAAGTCCCATGGCGTGTGGGGCTGACAGATGAGCTGACTCTGCTAAAAGCGCCAGATCCGGTTAAGCCCGTCAGCTAA
- the alr gene encoding alanine racemase has product MSRGSFALIDSKALQHNYQVACQRSGQSSAMAVIKADGYGHGIAGVAGALAAVAPKFAVACIEEAVAIRNAGVSQQPVALLQGVHSEQDLATCIEHNFEPVLHCDDQLQWLVRAPVAPRIWLKVNTGMNRLGFHPEELAQVMATLAHHQLTPKVIGFVTHFACADDERSTMTQQQTERFEKATAPWPGLQRSVANSAALFRSGQKLFGWSRPGIMLYGASPIVGTSAAELGLKPVMTLQAPLISTRLLQPGDSVGYGASWVANKPTRMGVVALGYGDGYPRHAGTGTPAAVHGQRIQLIGRVSMDMLAVDLSAAPAARNGDPVELWGTTVPVDDVAGHAGTIGYELLTGVTARVPRRWR; this is encoded by the coding sequence ATGTCAAGGGGGTCCTTTGCGCTGATAGACTCAAAAGCGCTGCAGCATAACTACCAAGTGGCCTGCCAGCGTTCTGGGCAATCCAGTGCCATGGCGGTGATTAAAGCCGATGGCTACGGCCACGGCATTGCGGGAGTTGCGGGTGCCTTGGCTGCGGTGGCGCCCAAATTTGCGGTGGCGTGTATTGAAGAGGCCGTCGCCATTCGTAATGCCGGCGTAAGCCAGCAGCCTGTTGCTTTGCTACAGGGGGTTCACAGTGAACAGGATCTGGCGACTTGCATAGAGCACAACTTTGAACCGGTGCTGCACTGCGACGACCAGTTGCAGTGGCTTGTGCGAGCGCCAGTTGCGCCGCGCATCTGGCTGAAAGTAAATACCGGGATGAATCGCCTGGGTTTTCATCCAGAGGAGCTGGCCCAGGTTATGGCGACGCTTGCGCATCACCAGCTGACGCCAAAGGTGATTGGTTTTGTGACCCACTTTGCCTGTGCCGATGACGAACGCAGCACCATGACGCAGCAGCAGACCGAGCGTTTCGAGAAGGCGACCGCGCCTTGGCCCGGGTTGCAGCGCAGCGTTGCCAACTCGGCGGCGTTGTTCAGGTCAGGCCAAAAGCTGTTTGGCTGGAGCCGCCCCGGCATCATGTTGTATGGCGCGTCGCCCATTGTTGGTACGTCGGCTGCGGAGCTGGGGTTAAAGCCAGTAATGACGTTACAGGCGCCGCTGATCAGTACCCGTCTGTTGCAGCCTGGCGACAGCGTGGGTTACGGCGCAAGTTGGGTTGCGAACAAGCCTACGCGCATGGGCGTTGTCGCCTTGGGCTACGGCGACGGTTACCCTCGCCATGCGGGCACGGGTACCCCTGCTGCTGTCCATGGTCAGCGCATACAGCTTATCGGTCGGGTGTCGATGGATATGCTGGCGGTCGATCTGAGCGCTGCCCCCGCGGCGCGCAATGGCGACCCGGTAGAGCTGTGGGGCACCACGGTGCCGGTGGATGACGTGGCCGGCCACGCCGGTACGATTGGTTACGAGTTGCTGACCGGCGTTACAGCCCGGGTACCTCGGCGCTGGCGTTAG
- the dnaB gene encoding replicative DNA helicase, with protein sequence MAKPNLKPANSDPETSRIKVPPHSLEAEQAVLGGLMLDNRRFDEISEMISAVDFYRQDHRLIFGAVERLASENEPLDVVTLAEFLERAGDIEHAGGLSYLAELAEKTPGAANIRAYADIVRERSILRQLVEASGKISDSAFNPLGRNSSEILDEAERTVFQIAESRVKEGSGPKGINPILTQTLSRIEELFESGEQTTGLTTGFRDLDERTSGMQPSDLIIVAGRPSMGKTTLAMNIVENALISSGLPVLVFSMEMPADALAMRMLSSLGRIDQTKVRNGKLEEDDWPRLTSAVSLLKDKPLYIDDTPGLSPTELRSRARRIARENGGKIGLIMVDYLQLMRVPGNTEGRTAEISEISRSLKGIAKELSCPVVALSQLNRSLEQRPNKRPINSDLRESGAIEQDADVIMFVYRDEVYNEDTPDKGVAEIIIGKQRNGPIGTIRLAFIGKYTKFEDLAHGNYGEYGDDY encoded by the coding sequence ATGGCAAAGCCGAATCTTAAGCCCGCAAATAGCGACCCAGAAACCAGCCGAATTAAAGTGCCGCCGCATTCCTTGGAAGCGGAGCAGGCCGTGTTGGGTGGGCTGATGCTGGACAACCGCCGCTTTGATGAAATCTCCGAGATGATTTCGGCGGTGGATTTTTATCGCCAGGACCATCGGCTGATTTTTGGCGCGGTGGAACGCCTGGCCAGTGAAAACGAGCCGCTAGACGTTGTTACTCTGGCCGAATTTCTGGAGCGGGCAGGGGACATCGAACACGCCGGTGGCCTGTCGTATCTGGCTGAGCTGGCTGAAAAAACACCCGGTGCAGCAAACATCCGCGCCTACGCCGATATTGTTCGCGAACGTTCTATTTTGCGTCAGTTGGTGGAGGCGTCGGGTAAGATTTCCGATTCAGCGTTCAACCCATTGGGTCGCAACAGCAGTGAAATTTTGGACGAAGCCGAACGCACGGTGTTCCAGATTGCCGAGTCGCGGGTTAAAGAAGGTTCTGGTCCTAAGGGCATTAATCCGATTCTTACGCAAACCTTAAGCCGCATTGAAGAGCTGTTCGAATCTGGCGAACAGACCACCGGCTTGACCACGGGTTTTCGTGATTTGGATGAACGCACCTCCGGAATGCAGCCCTCAGACCTGATCATTGTTGCCGGGCGGCCGTCTATGGGTAAAACCACGCTCGCCATGAACATCGTTGAAAACGCCCTGATTTCTAGCGGTTTGCCGGTATTGGTGTTCAGCATGGAGATGCCAGCGGACGCTTTGGCCATGCGTATGTTGTCTTCGCTTGGGCGCATAGACCAAACCAAAGTGCGCAATGGCAAGCTTGAAGAAGACGACTGGCCCCGGTTAACCTCGGCGGTTAGCCTGCTGAAAGACAAACCGCTGTATATTGACGACACTCCCGGCCTTAGCCCAACCGAGCTGCGCTCGCGGGCACGGCGCATTGCGCGGGAGAATGGCGGCAAAATCGGGCTGATTATGGTGGATTACCTGCAGCTGATGCGGGTGCCTGGAAACACTGAGGGCCGCACCGCGGAAATCTCCGAAATTTCACGCTCACTCAAGGGCATCGCCAAAGAGCTGAGCTGCCCGGTGGTTGCGCTGTCGCAGCTCAACCGCAGCCTGGAACAACGCCCCAACAAGCGGCCCATCAACTCGGATTTGCGTGAATCCGGGGCTATCGAGCAAGATGCAGACGTTATTATGTTTGTCTATCGTGATGAGGTTTATAACGAAGATACTCCAGATAAAGGTGTGGCCGAAATTATCATCGGCAAGCAACGTAATGGCCCTATTGGTACGATACGTTTGGCGTTTATTGGCAAATACACCAAGTTTGAAGATCTTGCCCACGGTAATTATGGCGAGTATGGAGACGACTACTGA
- the rplI gene encoding 50S ribosomal protein L9, whose product MEVILLEKVANLGTLGDKVNVKSGYGRNFLLPYGKAVPATEANLNAFEERRAELEKAAAEKLAVAQARAEKLADASFTISSKAGDEGKLFGSIGVRDVADAITAAGTDVEKSEVLLPEGPLRAVGEYEVELKLHSDVHVTVKLAVVAE is encoded by the coding sequence ATGGAAGTTATTCTGCTCGAAAAAGTTGCAAACCTGGGTACCCTGGGTGACAAGGTTAATGTGAAATCCGGTTACGGCCGTAATTTCCTGTTGCCTTATGGTAAAGCGGTTCCGGCCACTGAAGCCAACTTGAACGCGTTTGAAGAGCGTCGTGCCGAGCTTGAAAAAGCCGCAGCTGAAAAACTGGCTGTTGCGCAAGCCCGCGCTGAAAAGCTCGCAGACGCATCTTTCACCATCAGCTCTAAAGCCGGTGATGAAGGCAAGCTGTTTGGTTCTATTGGTGTGCGCGACGTGGCTGATGCCATCACCGCTGCCGGTACCGATGTAGAAAAGAGCGAAGTTCTGCTGCCAGAAGGCCCGCTGCGGGCTGTTGGCGAGTACGAAGTTGAGCTTAAGCTGCACAGCGATGTGCACGTAACCGTTAAGCTGGCGGTTGTTGCCGAGTAA
- the rpsR gene encoding 30S ribosomal protein S18, translated as MARFFRRRKFCRFTAEGVKEIDYKDLDTLKGYVTETGKIVPSRITGTKARYQRQLATAIKRARFLALLPYSDSHDN; from the coding sequence ATGGCTCGTTTTTTCAGACGTCGCAAGTTCTGCCGGTTCACGGCAGAAGGTGTTAAAGAGATCGATTACAAGGATCTGGACACCCTGAAAGGTTATGTCACTGAAACAGGCAAAATCGTGCCTAGCCGCATTACCGGCACCAAAGCACGTTATCAGCGTCAGCTGGCCACCGCTATCAAGCGCGCCCGCTTCCTGGCACTGCTGCCGTATTCGGACAGCCACGATAACTAA
- the rpsF gene encoding 30S ribosomal protein S6 yields MRHYEVVFMVHPDQSEQVPAMIERYTSLITEDGGQVDRLEDWGRRHLAYPINKIHKAHYVLMNIQCSQTAMDELTHNFRFNDAIMRELILRRDEAVTDMSPMKAAESREDRRPSGDDRPRRSAESDESQKADDTDEEE; encoded by the coding sequence ATGCGTCACTACGAAGTTGTATTTATGGTACACCCGGATCAAAGCGAGCAAGTGCCCGCTATGATCGAGCGTTATACCAGCCTCATCACTGAAGATGGTGGCCAGGTAGATCGCTTGGAAGATTGGGGCCGTCGTCACCTGGCATACCCGATCAACAAGATTCACAAAGCTCATTACGTGCTGATGAACATTCAATGTTCACAGACCGCGATGGACGAGCTGACTCATAACTTCCGCTTTAACGATGCCATCATGCGTGAGCTGATCCTGCGTCGTGATGAAGCTGTTACCGATATGTCTCCGATGAAAGCTGCCGAGTCTCGCGAAGACCGCCGCCCAAGTGGAGATGATCGTCCGCGCCGCTCAGCCGAATCTGACGAAAGCCAGAAAGCTGACGACACAGACGAAGAAGAGTAA
- the rlmB gene encoding 23S rRNA (guanosine(2251)-2'-O)-methyltransferase RlmB, with the protein MAEQFVFGWHAVEAVLKREPERLLQVWIQTGRQDKRVKSTTELLDTLGVSWEIVHRKLLDSRVAGVHQGVVASVSESREWSEDDLLALLANSEKPPFLLILDGVTDPHNLGACMRTADAVGVQAVIVPKDKSATLTPVARKVACGAAETVPFVRVTNLARLLRTLQEQGVWLVGTAGEATTTLHQADLTGPLALVMGAEGKGMRRLTREHCDQLINIPMMGDVESLNVSVASGVCLYEALRQRTAKG; encoded by the coding sequence GTGGCAGAGCAATTTGTATTTGGCTGGCATGCCGTTGAAGCCGTCTTAAAGCGTGAACCCGAGCGGCTGCTGCAAGTTTGGATTCAAACCGGTCGCCAGGATAAGCGGGTAAAAAGCACCACCGAACTGCTGGATACCCTGGGTGTGTCTTGGGAGATTGTGCACCGCAAACTGCTGGACAGCCGCGTTGCCGGTGTCCATCAGGGCGTTGTTGCGTCGGTCAGCGAAAGCCGCGAATGGAGCGAAGATGATTTGCTGGCGTTGCTGGCAAACTCTGAAAAGCCGCCGTTCCTGTTGATTCTGGACGGCGTTACCGACCCCCATAACCTGGGCGCGTGCATGCGCACCGCCGACGCAGTTGGCGTGCAGGCGGTAATTGTGCCGAAAGACAAATCCGCCACCTTAACGCCGGTTGCCCGCAAGGTTGCTTGCGGTGCGGCAGAAACCGTACCTTTTGTGCGTGTTACCAATCTGGCACGCCTGCTGCGCACCTTGCAAGAACAGGGCGTTTGGCTGGTCGGCACGGCGGGTGAAGCCACCACTACCTTGCACCAGGCCGACCTGACTGGCCCGCTGGCGTTGGTGATGGGCGCCGAAGGCAAGGGTATGCGGCGGTTGACCCGTGAACACTGTGACCAATTGATCAACATACCGATGATGGGCGACGTTGAAAGTCTGAACGTATCTGTTGCCAGTGGTGTGTGTCTTTACGAAGCCTTGCGCCAGCGTACTGCCAAGGGCTAA